The segment GTTGAAACGTCTAAAGTTTCCGTAGAAAAAGAAAAAGATTATAAGGCCGAAAAGCTATCCTATAACGAGCAAAAAGAATATAAAAATATAGAGAGTAAAATCCGTTCTTTAGAACTCGATAAAAAAATACTCGAAGAAAAATTTAATGACGCTTCTTTAACTCAGGAACAAATTAACAAGCTCTCGCTTCAGTTACAAACCATCATTAATACTATTGAAGAGAAAGAAATGCGCTGGCTTGAATTATCAGAAAAATTTGAATCCTAATCATGTTTCAGATTCTTGAATATATAAAGTTTTTATTCAAATCTACCAATCAACATGGTGTGCATTCCCCTTTTGTTTATGACCTCGTCACCAAATGCTTTTATGATACCTCATCACATGAGGCCTATTCGCAACTTTTAGACTATAGAACAGCTTTATTACAGCATACAGGCCGTATTGAAATCACCGATTTCGGTTCGGGCTCAAGAGTTTTCAATTCAAATTCCAGACGTATAAGTGCGCTAGCAAAGACGTCAGGCAGCTCTTTAAAACGCGCACAACTCTTGTATAGAATTGTCCGTTATTTTAAACCGAAACACTCCCTTGAGCTTGGCACATCTCTAGGTATTGCAACTCATGCCATGGCCCTTGGTCATCATGAAAATAGCATTACAACTATTGAAGGTTGCCCAAAGGTTTCCGCATTTACCGCACAACAACTCCGTAATTACCATATACATAATGTGACCCTAGAAAACGGTGAGTTTGGAAGCCTCCTTCCAACATTAAATCACCACAGCTATGATCTTGTTTTTTTTGATGGAAATCATCATAAAACAGCCACCTTAGATTATTTCCACAGTCTTTTAGAATCCGCCCACAATGATTCTATTTTTATTTTTGATGACATATACTGGTCTAAAAGCATGATGGAAGCCTGGGAAATTATTAAAACACACCCTAAAGTAAGCGTTACCATTGATACCTTTTATTGGGGTTTTGTGTTTTTTAGAAAAGAACAAGCCAAAGAAAATTTCATAATAAGAGTGTAACAACAAGTCATGTATTGCGTCATATGGTGTGAAATCTGTATCTTGCAGAGACTTAAAATTAAAAGTATATTCCAGTATGAGTAACGTCATTGAAATTAGAGATATCATTCGTGATTTTAAACTCGGGCAAGAGACTGTTCATGTTCTAAAAGGTATAAATCTAGATATTGAACGTGGTGATTATGTCGCTATTATGGGACCATCAGGTTCTGGTAAATCCACCCTAATGAATCTATTAGGCTGTTTAGACACCCCAACTGCTGGACACTATATACTCAATGGTAAAGACGTGAGCCAAATGAGTGATGACGAGCTTGCGGAAATTAGAAATACTGAAATAGGCTTTGTATTCCAAACTTTTAATCTCTTACCCAGAACCACTGCTTTAGATAACGTAGCATTGCCAATGGTTTACGCTGGAGCTTCAAAATCTGAACGCGCGAAACGCGCTGAAGAAGTATTAAATGATGTTGGTCTCTCTGATCGTATGGATCATAAACCTAATCAGTTATCTGGTGGTCAACGGCAACGTGTTGCTGTGGGCCGTGCCTTAGTGAACAAGCCCTCCATTATTTTGGCTGATGAGCCTACTGGGAATTTAGATTCTAAAACGGGAATGGAAATCATGGCACTTTTCGACGAGATTCACAGAGCTGGAAATACCGTCATTATGGTAACACACGAAGAGGAAGTTGCCGAACATGCACATCGTATTATAAGACTGCGTGACGGGATGGTAGAAAGCGATACGCGAAGATAAGAATGTCAAGAGGCTAAATTTTACGGCTATTGTAAGTGATGTTTTTTTCGCTCAACTCTGAGAAATAATAACCTGAATGAAAATTTAAACACATAAATCATGCTTTACACAATTGCCATACTTGCGGGTTTCTTTGTATTCATTCGAATTATTTTTAGAAATAATGAACGTTTACGTGAACGTCGAAATAAAGATTCTATCTTTCATAAACGTCGCTTCAAACGATAAGATCATGACTAAAAAAATATGGTATATCATCGCTGGTATTTTACTTTGCTTTTTAGGTTCTGTGCTCATTATTTCCATAACAATATACGCTGACAAAGCCACAAACAATAGTGTTTATTACTTCCTTATCATGCCTTTTATTTTAGAAATAATTGGCGTTTTGATCCTTCGCAAAGGCATTCTTTTAAACGGCAACTAAAAAAAATTCAACGATGCGCATTAGTGCGATTCGAATTAAAAACGCGTATTTTTGAATTTCAAAAATTGACACTTGTATTATGAAAATATATACTAAAACAGGAGATAAAGGCACCACCGCTCTTTTTGGAGGCACTCGCGTCCCAAAGCATCACATTCGCATTGATAGCTACGGAACCGTAGACGAATTAAACTCGCACCTCGGACTCATTAGAGATCAAGATATTGATAATCACTACAAAGACGTACTTATAAAAATCCAGGATCGTTTGTTTACTGTCGGCGCTATTTTAGCAACCGACCCAGAAAAAGCCATCTTAAAAAGTGGAAAGCAGCGACTTAATATTCCAAAAATTTCGGAAGGTGATATTCAACAACTGGAACAAGAAATGGATACCATGAATGAGGCATTGCCACCAATGACACACTTCGTATTGCCTGGCGGCCATCAAACCGTGTCATTCTGTCACATCGCTCGTTGTGTGTGCAGGAGAGCCGAACGCTTGGCCAGTGCACTTAATGATTTGGAACCTTTTCAACCCGAGAGTCTCACATACTTAAACCGACTTTCTGACTATCTCTTTGTATTGGCACGAAAGTTGTCCTATGACTTGCAAGCCGGAGAAGTAAAATGGATTCCAGAAAAAGAATCCTAGAGTACCACTTTGCAGAATAAATTATCAGTTCTAACAGGCTTAAACTCAATAAAAATTAAACGTTCTTTAAATTATTATTTAATTAATTCATTTTTTTCTTGACTTTATGAACTATAATTTTATTTTTGCAAAAAAATAAACCTATAACACATGTATTGGACATTAGAATTAGCATCTTATTTAAGTGATGCGCCTTGGCCAGCAACTAAAGACGAATTAATCGACTACGCTATTAGAACAGGGGCTCCTTTGGAAGTTGTTGAAAATCTACAAGCGATAGAAGACGAAGGTGACTCTTATGATTCCATTGAGGAAATCTGGTCTGACTATCCGACTGACGAAGACTACCTCTGGAATGAGGACGAGTATTAAAGGTAATTTTATCAAGAATTACTTTTTTGAATATAAGAAAAGTTAAAAAGTCTCGTTTAGAGACTTTTTTTGTGCTTAAATCTTCGTAAAAAATAACACAAATCTTATCTTTGAGATTCCAGAATTTTAAAGAGAACAACGTTGCTCGCAACGTTATAAAACAATATAACACACATAACATGAGTTTTTTAAATTCAGTATTAAAAGTATTTGTAGGTGATAAGGCTAAACAAGATGTTAAAGAGCTCACTCCTATTGTAGCAAGGGTGAATGCCTTTGAGAGTGCTCTTGAGCAATTATCACATGATGAGCTTAGAGCTAAAACAGGAGAGTTCAAGACCAAAATCGCAGACGCACGTCGGCCGCTACAAGATGAAATTGATCAGTTATTAAAAGAGGCTGAAGAGACTGAGGATATTGATAAAAGAGAGGATATCTATGAGTCTATTGATAAAATTAAAGACGACATCTATCAGGTGACTGAAGTGGTTCTTAACGATATCATGCCTGAAGCTTTTGCTGTTGTAAAAGAAACAGCGAAACGTTTTGTACATAACACTGAAATCGCTGTTCAGGCCAATGAGTTTGATCGCACAGTTTCTGGTAATAAAGAGTATGTGACACTGGAAGGCGATAATGCCATATGGTCTAATTCATGGGATGCTGCCGGAAAGGCCATCACTTGGGATATGATTCATTATGATGTTCAGTTGATTGGTGGTGCTGCAATGCATCAAGGTAAAATCGCAGAGATGCAAACTGGTGAGGGTAAAACCTTAGTAGCAACACTTCCTGTGTATTTAAATGCATTATCTGGAAAAGGCGTACACTTAGTTACTGTAAACGATTACTTAGCAAAACGTGATAGCGCATGGATGGCACCTATTTTTGAGTTTCATGGATTAAGTGTTGATTGTATTGATTACCACCAACCAAATTCGGAAGCAAGACGCAAAGCGTATAAAGCTGATATTACTTATGGAACCAATAACGAATTTGGTTTTGATTACTTAAGAGATAATATGGCGCATTCGCCAGATGACTTGGTGCAACGTCCACATCATTATGCAATTGTAGATGAGGTGGATTCTGTATTAGTCGATGATGCTCGTACCCCATTAATTATTTCTGGTCCTATTCCTCAAGGTGATCGTCACGAATTTATAGAACTCAAACCTAAGGTTGATGATATTGTTAGCATCCAAAGAAAAGAGCTTGTTAGCGTTTTGGCCGAAGCTAAAAAACTAATTGCCGAAGGTGATACCAAAGAAGGTGGTTTCTTATTACTAAGAGCTTACAGAGGTATTCCTAAAAATAAAGCCTTAATCAAATTCTTGAGTGAAGAAGGGGTTAAGCAATTGCTTCAGAAAACTGAAAATTTCTATATGCAAGATAATAATAGAGAGATGCCTAAAGTAGATGCAGAACTTTATTATGTAATCGAAGAAAAAAACAATCAAGTAGAGTTAACAGATAAAGGTGTTGAATTCTTATCTGGTAAGGACAATCCTGATTTCTTTGTGATGCCAGAAATTGGTCTAGAAATTGCCAAAATTGAAGCTAAAGGACTTTCTAAAGAGGAAGAAGCTGAAGAAAAAGAAGAACTTTTCAGAGACTTCGGTATCAAATCTGAACGTATTCATACGCTCAACCAATTATTAAAAGCATATGCATTATTCGAAAAGGATATTCAGTATGTTGTCATGGAAAACAAAGTCATGATTGTTGATGAGCAAACGGGTCGTATTATGGATGGTCGTCGTTATAGTGACGGTTTGCACCAAGCGATTGAAGCCAAAGAAAATGTAAAGATTGAAGATGCCACACAAACCTTTGCCACGGTTACATTACAGAATTATTTTAGAATGTATCGCAAATTATCGGGTATGACTGGTACTGCGGTTACTGAAGCTGGAGAGTTTTGGGAAATCTATAAATTAGATGTGGTTGAAATTCCAACCAACAGACCAATTGTTCGTGATGACAGACAAGATTTAGTTTACAAAACGAAACGCGAAAAATATAATGCGGTTATTGATGAAGTCACTAAACTTTCTCAAGCTGGTCGACCAATTTTAATTGGTACCACCAGTGTTGAAATTTCCGAGCTTTTAGGTAAAATGTTAAGCATCCGTAAAATACCACACAATGTATTGAATGCTAAGATGCATAAAAAGGAAGCCGATATTGTTGCTGAAGCTGGTCAACCAGGACAAGTAACCATTGCCACTAACATGGCAGGTCGTGGTACTGATATTAAGTTATCAGAGGAAGTAAAAGAAGCAGGAGGTCTTGCCATTGTGGGTACAGAACGTCATGATTCTCGACGTGTAGACAGACAGTTACGTGGTCGTGCCGGTCGTCAAGGAGATCCAGGAAGCTCACAGTTTTATGTGTCTTTAGAGGATAATTTAATGCGTCTATTTGGTAGTGAACGTATTGCCAAAATGATGGATAAAATGGGATTACAAGAAGGTGAAGTGATTCAGCATTCTATGATTTCAAAATCCATTGAACGCGCCCAGAAAAAAGTAGAGGAAAACCAGTTTGGTGTGCGTAAGCGATTACTAGAATATGACGATGTGATGAATGCACAACGTGAAGTAGTGTACAAACGTCGTCGTCATGCCTTACATGGTGAGCGTCTTCAAGTGGATATCGCAAACATGATTTATGATACCTCTGAAGGCATTACTGAATCTAATAAGGAGGCTAACGATTTCAAGAACTTCGAGTTTGAATTGATTCGTTACTTTTCTATGAGTTCGCCAATTTCCGCAGCAGAATTTGAAAAAGGCGATGTACAAACCATTGCAGGGAAAGTGTATAAAGCTGCTTTTACACACTACAGAGAGAAAATGCAACGCAACGCTGATTTAGCATTTCCAGTCATTGCGAGTGTTTATGAGAATCAACGTGATAAATTTAAGCGTATTGTTGTCCCATTTACCGATGGTGTCAAGAACTTACAAGTAGTCACCGATTTAGAAAAGGCTTATGAAACTAAAGGCACACAGTTAATTAACGATTTTGAAAAGAACATCACCTTAGCTATTGTGGATGATGCTTGGAAGACACATTTACGTAAAATGGATGAGTTAAAGCAATCGGTACAATTGGCGGTTCATGAGCAAAAAGATCCTTTATTAATCTATAAATTTGAAGCTTTTGAGTTATTCAAAGAGATGATTGATCAGGTGAATAAAGATGTAATCTCCTTCTTATTTAAAGGCGAATTACCAACTGAAACACAAAATACCATTCAAGAAGCGAAGACACGTAAGCGTGAAAAACTTCAAACACAAAAAGACGAAATCCCTAATATGGATGAGCGTGCAGCACAAAGTAGAGCCGTTGGTGCAGGAGCCTCACGACAACAGCAACAAGTTGTTGAAACCATTGTAAGAGAACAACCAAAAATTGGACGTAACGATAAAGTAACCATTAAACATGTCATGAGTGGCGAAAATAAAACGGTGAAGTACAAGCAGGCCATTCCTTTGATTGATAAAGGAGAGTGGGTATTGGTTGAATAATCGATTCGATAAGCGATGTTGGGTACTACTCACTTCGTCTTATAGCCAAATTATAAATTATTTGCCAGTCTGTACGAGATACAGAAGCCAAAAACCCCGAACAATTTGTTCGGGGTTTTTAGTTCTTAAAGGTACCTTTTTCATAATTCCTTCTTAAATAATTCCACACCACTTAAGGCTTCATTATTTTTGCTAAAGTGAAAAAGAAAGTCATTATTATTGGTTCAGGAATTGGTGGCTTAGGGTCGGCAGCCTTGTTAGCGAAATCAGGTTACGAGGTGACAGTTATTGAAAAAAACAATACGCTCGGTGGACGTGCCAATATTTTTGAAGCCGAAGGGTACACCTTTGATATGGGACCGTCTTGGTATCTCATGCCTGATGTATTTGAGCATTATTTCAAATTACTCGATGAAGACATTTCAGAGCACCTCGATTTGGTAAAGCTCTCTCCGTCTTACCGTGTGTTTTTTTCAAATGATAAAGAATTACCTGTCGTTGACATCCATTCTGATTTAGACAAAGACTTGTCCCTTTTTGAGCAGCTAGAGCCTGGTGTTACCCCTAAAATTAAAGCCTATTTAAAGCGTTCTGGTGAACAATACGAAATGGCCAAAGAGACCTTTATGTATCGCAATCTTGGCTTTTCATTAGACTTTTTGAAATGGAAGGTGATAAAAAAAGGTATAGAACTCAATCCATTCCAAACCATGCAATCGTATTTGAACAAATGGTTTGAAAGTGAACGTCTTAAAAAGATATTAGAATATACCCTTGTGTTTTTGGGCTCAGATCCAGCAAAAACACCTGCCATGTACAACATCATGAACGCCATAGATTTCAACATGGGTGTTTATTATCCGAAAGGAGGTATTTACGAGATTGTACAAGCTTTAGTGAATATCAATACAAAACATGGGACACATTTTATTACGAATGCACCCGTATCTAAAATAATCGTTGAACACAAAAAAGCAACAGGTGTTCAACTCGAAGACGGAAGCCTTCTAGAAGCTGATCTGGTGATCTCTAATGCCGATTTGTGGTTTACTGAAACCAAGTTACTTGAGACGCATCAACAAACCTATCCCGAACGCTATTGGGAAAAGGCTGTTTTGAGTCCGAGTGCCTTTATCATGTACTTAGGTTTAGATAGAGAATTAGAGATTTTAAGTCATCACAACTTGCGTTTTGGTGGTGATTGGAAGCAAAATTTCAAAGAGTTGTTTGATACACCTCAACTTCCGGAAGATCCTAGCTATTACATCTGTAAGCCCACAGAAACGGATCCAGATTTATCACCAAAAGGCACCGACAATTTATTTGTCTTAGTCCCTATTCCTCCCGGCTTGACACTTTCCGAAGTTGATATGAAAAACTACCGACAAAAGATTTTAAATCTCATGAAAGTAGATTTAAATCTGCCAGCTATCGAAGATTATATTGTCTATGAACGATCGTATTGGAGTGACGATTTCCGTAGGGATTATAATGCTTACAAAGGAACCGCTTTAGGCTTAGCACACACCTTAAAGCAAACATTGAAACGTCCTTTAAATTACAGTAAAAAGGTTAAGAATTTGTATTATGTTGGTGCTGGGACGAGTCCCGGAATTGGGATGCCTATCTGTTTAATTTCGGCGGAATTAGTCTACAAACGTATTCAAAACATCAAAACACCTCAACCTTTAGAATCCTTATAGTTGAGGCTACATCACTTCCTTAAAAAACAAAAAGAAAAATAGCACGGCACCAGTTACCACATTGATTAACGGAAAATAGGTATAGTACTTAAACAACTTACTCATATTGTTAATACTGAGTAACACCATAAGGCCGTATACAAGTCCAAAACCTATTGCAATAGGACCTAAGAAGACGTAGCCAATAGACGCAGATATTAA is part of the Formosa sp. Hel1_31_208 genome and harbors:
- a CDS encoding O-methyltransferase; amino-acid sequence: MFQILEYIKFLFKSTNQHGVHSPFVYDLVTKCFYDTSSHEAYSQLLDYRTALLQHTGRIEITDFGSGSRVFNSNSRRISALAKTSGSSLKRAQLLYRIVRYFKPKHSLELGTSLGIATHAMALGHHENSITTIEGCPKVSAFTAQQLRNYHIHNVTLENGEFGSLLPTLNHHSYDLVFFDGNHHKTATLDYFHSLLESAHNDSIFIFDDIYWSKSMMEAWEIIKTHPKVSVTIDTFYWGFVFFRKEQAKENFIIRV
- a CDS encoding ABC transporter ATP-binding protein; protein product: MSNVIEIRDIIRDFKLGQETVHVLKGINLDIERGDYVAIMGPSGSGKSTLMNLLGCLDTPTAGHYILNGKDVSQMSDDELAEIRNTEIGFVFQTFNLLPRTTALDNVALPMVYAGASKSERAKRAEEVLNDVGLSDRMDHKPNQLSGGQRQRVAVGRALVNKPSIILADEPTGNLDSKTGMEIMALFDEIHRAGNTVIMVTHEEEVAEHAHRIIRLRDGMVESDTRR
- a CDS encoding cob(I)yrinic acid a,c-diamide adenosyltransferase, which produces MKIYTKTGDKGTTALFGGTRVPKHHIRIDSYGTVDELNSHLGLIRDQDIDNHYKDVLIKIQDRLFTVGAILATDPEKAILKSGKQRLNIPKISEGDIQQLEQEMDTMNEALPPMTHFVLPGGHQTVSFCHIARCVCRRAERLASALNDLEPFQPESLTYLNRLSDYLFVLARKLSYDLQAGEVKWIPEKES
- a CDS encoding DUF2795 domain-containing protein; protein product: MYWTLELASYLSDAPWPATKDELIDYAIRTGAPLEVVENLQAIEDEGDSYDSIEEIWSDYPTDEDYLWNEDEY
- the secA gene encoding preprotein translocase subunit SecA yields the protein MSFLNSVLKVFVGDKAKQDVKELTPIVARVNAFESALEQLSHDELRAKTGEFKTKIADARRPLQDEIDQLLKEAEETEDIDKREDIYESIDKIKDDIYQVTEVVLNDIMPEAFAVVKETAKRFVHNTEIAVQANEFDRTVSGNKEYVTLEGDNAIWSNSWDAAGKAITWDMIHYDVQLIGGAAMHQGKIAEMQTGEGKTLVATLPVYLNALSGKGVHLVTVNDYLAKRDSAWMAPIFEFHGLSVDCIDYHQPNSEARRKAYKADITYGTNNEFGFDYLRDNMAHSPDDLVQRPHHYAIVDEVDSVLVDDARTPLIISGPIPQGDRHEFIELKPKVDDIVSIQRKELVSVLAEAKKLIAEGDTKEGGFLLLRAYRGIPKNKALIKFLSEEGVKQLLQKTENFYMQDNNREMPKVDAELYYVIEEKNNQVELTDKGVEFLSGKDNPDFFVMPEIGLEIAKIEAKGLSKEEEAEEKEELFRDFGIKSERIHTLNQLLKAYALFEKDIQYVVMENKVMIVDEQTGRIMDGRRYSDGLHQAIEAKENVKIEDATQTFATVTLQNYFRMYRKLSGMTGTAVTEAGEFWEIYKLDVVEIPTNRPIVRDDRQDLVYKTKREKYNAVIDEVTKLSQAGRPILIGTTSVEISELLGKMLSIRKIPHNVLNAKMHKKEADIVAEAGQPGQVTIATNMAGRGTDIKLSEEVKEAGGLAIVGTERHDSRRVDRQLRGRAGRQGDPGSSQFYVSLEDNLMRLFGSERIAKMMDKMGLQEGEVIQHSMISKSIERAQKKVEENQFGVRKRLLEYDDVMNAQREVVYKRRRHALHGERLQVDIANMIYDTSEGITESNKEANDFKNFEFELIRYFSMSSPISAAEFEKGDVQTIAGKVYKAAFTHYREKMQRNADLAFPVIASVYENQRDKFKRIVVPFTDGVKNLQVVTDLEKAYETKGTQLINDFEKNITLAIVDDAWKTHLRKMDELKQSVQLAVHEQKDPLLIYKFEAFELFKEMIDQVNKDVISFLFKGELPTETQNTIQEAKTRKREKLQTQKDEIPNMDERAAQSRAVGAGASRQQQQVVETIVREQPKIGRNDKVTIKHVMSGENKTVKYKQAIPLIDKGEWVLVE
- a CDS encoding NAD(P)/FAD-dependent oxidoreductase, producing the protein MKKKVIIIGSGIGGLGSAALLAKSGYEVTVIEKNNTLGGRANIFEAEGYTFDMGPSWYLMPDVFEHYFKLLDEDISEHLDLVKLSPSYRVFFSNDKELPVVDIHSDLDKDLSLFEQLEPGVTPKIKAYLKRSGEQYEMAKETFMYRNLGFSLDFLKWKVIKKGIELNPFQTMQSYLNKWFESERLKKILEYTLVFLGSDPAKTPAMYNIMNAIDFNMGVYYPKGGIYEIVQALVNINTKHGTHFITNAPVSKIIVEHKKATGVQLEDGSLLEADLVISNADLWFTETKLLETHQQTYPERYWEKAVLSPSAFIMYLGLDRELEILSHHNLRFGGDWKQNFKELFDTPQLPEDPSYYICKPTETDPDLSPKGTDNLFVLVPIPPGLTLSEVDMKNYRQKILNLMKVDLNLPAIEDYIVYERSYWSDDFRRDYNAYKGTALGLAHTLKQTLKRPLNYSKKVKNLYYVGAGTSPGIGMPICLISAELVYKRIQNIKTPQPLESL